In the Campylobacter concisus ATCC 51562 genome, one interval contains:
- a CDS encoding adenylosuccinate lyase: protein MKVTQTLESLSILTDNDTLFRELRDMISRNFTKILSNKNKVISFYEESEIPQRKCFLKFIKKLYEKQSDDKLDIRFANYKTIKLGFVQKNTLTPVISLNVNFVKNEVKFELKDTLCRDFASYISESLVKSNVAFSKNDDFLNITISNDNDINTLNKLLYKRSYPKFSVNFIYDEKDYKAFKQGIKIKSSSKFVSRFSVLANLLEENFGILGCKKDDDFETIRQSYLSLVNIYHPDRHANKNPLIQEEYAKKFKNIQSAYESLKPYFKNQENFVMVG from the coding sequence ATGAAAGTTACGCAAACATTAGAATCTCTAAGCATTTTAACTGATAATGACACTTTGTTTCGTGAGCTTAGAGATATGATAAGCAGAAATTTTACAAAAATTTTATCTAATAAAAATAAGGTTATTTCGTTTTACGAAGAGAGCGAGATCCCACAACGCAAGTGCTTTTTAAAATTTATAAAAAAACTTTATGAAAAGCAAAGCGATGATAAGCTTGATATTCGTTTTGCAAACTATAAAACCATAAAACTTGGCTTTGTTCAAAAAAATACTCTAACTCCAGTCATTAGCCTAAATGTAAATTTTGTAAAAAATGAAGTCAAATTTGAACTAAAAGATACACTTTGCAGAGATTTTGCTAGCTACATCAGTGAGAGTCTAGTAAAAAGCAATGTTGCTTTTAGCAAAAATGATGATTTTTTAAACATCACCATCTCAAATGACAACGACATAAACACATTAAACAAACTGCTTTACAAAAGAAGCTATCCAAAATTTAGCGTAAATTTTATCTATGATGAAAAAGACTACAAAGCCTTTAAACAAGGCATAAAAATAAAAAGCTCATCTAAATTTGTAAGCAGATTTTCTGTGCTTGCAAATTTACTTGAGGAAAATTTTGGGATTTTGGGTTGTAAAAAAGATGATGACTTTGAAACTATCAGGCAGAGCTACCTTTCGCTCGTAAATATCTATCACCCAGACAGGCACGCCAACAAAAATCCTCTCATACAAGAAGAATACGCAAAGAAATTTAAAAATATTCAATCTGCTTATGAGAGCCTAAAGCCATACTTTAAAAATCAAGAAAATTTTGTGATGGTTGGCTAA
- a CDS encoding DedA family protein: MLHDVIDFIVASVSSWGYAGIFVMMFLESSFFPFPSEVAMIPAGYLAHKGEMSLILAFLAGTLGSLLGAIFNYYLCYFFGREIVLKYGKFVRITHEKMDKFEAFFNKHGEISTFNSRLIPGIRQCISLPAGLAKMNIFRFCLFTTLGAGIWCAVLLGVGYFLGSNPSKQTLLLITITLLAVVTVISVVYIIKQRKG; this comes from the coding sequence ATGCTGCATGATGTTATTGATTTTATAGTTGCGAGCGTAAGTAGCTGGGGTTATGCTGGCATATTTGTGATGATGTTTTTAGAAAGCTCGTTTTTTCCATTTCCAAGCGAGGTCGCAATGATACCGGCTGGCTATTTGGCGCATAAAGGTGAAATGAGTTTAATTTTGGCCTTTCTTGCAGGCACGCTTGGAAGCCTGCTTGGCGCTATTTTTAACTATTATCTTTGCTACTTTTTTGGTCGCGAGATCGTTTTAAAATACGGCAAATTTGTGAGAATCACTCACGAAAAAATGGATAAATTTGAAGCATTTTTCAATAAACACGGCGAAATTTCTACATTTAACTCACGTCTGATTCCTGGCATTCGCCAATGCATCAGCCTACCAGCTGGACTTGCCAAGATGAATATATTTAGATTTTGTCTATTTACCACACTTGGAGCCGGGATTTGGTGTGCTGTTTTGCTTGGAGTTGGCTATTTTCTAGGTTCAAATCCTAGCAAACAGACACTTTTATTGATCACGATCACTCTTTTGGCTGTAGTTACTGTAATAAGCGTGGTCTATATAATAAAGCAAAGAAAAGGCTAA
- the murG gene encoding undecaprenyldiphospho-muramoylpentapeptide beta-N-acetylglucosaminyltransferase, producing MIVICGGGTGGHLAIARSFCEELNTRDIKPIFIGSTSGQDKFWFENDENFLQKFFLPSSGVVNKRGFAKLKSLINIVNLALKCRKIFKQNDVKAVISVGGYSAAPAAIAAIISKVPLFIHEQNAVMGKLNKILKPYAKGFFSSYDEASPYPYPVAKKFFDSARVREELKTILFLGGSQGAKAINELAINLAPYLKEKGIKIIHQCGKNGFDELKKRYDELGFNETNLEIFEFSKEIENKMSKADLAISRAGASSLWELCANALPSIFVPFPYAAGNHQFYNAKFLKDKGIAEICLQNGEILDKDEVIRMIENFDLNKSSKALKEILLPNGAKEIIDKILN from the coding sequence ATGATTGTTATTTGCGGTGGAGGCACTGGTGGGCATTTAGCGATCGCAAGAAGCTTTTGCGAGGAGCTTAATACTCGTGATATCAAGCCTATATTTATCGGCTCAACTAGTGGTCAAGATAAATTTTGGTTTGAAAATGACGAGAATTTTTTACAAAAATTTTTCTTACCAAGTAGTGGCGTGGTAAATAAGAGAGGCTTTGCTAAGCTAAAATCACTAATAAATATCGTAAATCTTGCTTTAAAATGTAGAAAAATTTTTAAGCAAAATGACGTTAAGGCAGTTATTAGCGTTGGTGGCTATTCAGCAGCTCCAGCAGCCATTGCAGCCATTATCTCAAAAGTGCCGCTTTTTATCCACGAACAAAATGCTGTAATGGGCAAACTAAATAAAATTTTAAAGCCCTACGCGAAGGGCTTTTTTAGCTCTTATGATGAAGCTTCGCCCTACCCTTACCCTGTGGCAAAGAAATTTTTTGATAGCGCAAGAGTGAGAGAGGAGTTAAAGACTATTTTGTTTTTAGGAGGCTCACAAGGTGCAAAAGCGATAAACGAGCTAGCTATAAATTTAGCTCCATATCTTAAAGAAAAAGGCATAAAAATAATTCATCAATGTGGTAAAAATGGCTTTGATGAACTTAAAAAAAGATATGATGAACTTGGCTTTAATGAAACGAATTTAGAAATTTTTGAATTTAGTAAAGAGATAGAAAATAAGATGAGCAAGGCTGACCTTGCCATATCAAGAGCAGGAGCTAGCTCGCTTTGGGAGCTTTGCGCAAATGCTTTGCCATCTATCTTTGTGCCATTTCCTTATGCTGCTGGTAATCATCAATTTTATAACGCTAAATTTTTAAAAGATAAAGGCATTGCTGAAATTTGCTTACAAAATGGAGAAATTTTAGACAAAGACGAAGTTATAAGAATGATAGAAAATTTTGATCTAAACAAAAGCAGTAAAGCTCTAAAAGAGATCCTTTTGCCAAATGGAGCAAAAGAGATAATTGATAAAATTTTAAACTAG
- a CDS encoding methionine ABC transporter ATP-binding protein — protein sequence MIKIENLSKFYGDTQILFDINLEVKKGEIFAIVGHSGAGKSTLLRCINGLESYQGGSLKVFDKEIKKLDEMQQRHLRRDVGMIFQHFALMARKNVFENVATPLKFWGYKSDETEKKVRELLNLVGLENKAKSYPSELSGGQKQRVAIARALALNPKILLSDEATSALDPNTTNQILELLEKINKELDISVVIVTHEMEVVKSIAKRAILLECGKIIGSGSIEELFLKPDEKMKEFLGEVEILPSTGTNIRLFFPKEVAQNSLITHMARSLNIDFNIVWGKLEKLNENVLGSLVINIDEKDKENVLNYIKQSGVLWEVA from the coding sequence GTGATAAAGATAGAAAATTTAAGCAAATTTTATGGTGATACACAGATCCTTTTTGATATAAATTTAGAAGTTAAAAAGGGTGAAATTTTTGCTATAGTGGGACACAGTGGTGCTGGCAAATCAACGCTTTTAAGATGCATAAACGGGCTTGAAAGCTATCAAGGTGGCAGCCTAAAAGTCTTTGATAAAGAGATAAAAAAATTAGATGAGATGCAGCAAAGGCATTTAAGACGAGATGTCGGGATGATATTTCAGCATTTTGCATTAATGGCTAGAAAAAATGTCTTTGAAAACGTTGCTACTCCACTTAAATTTTGGGGTTATAAAAGCGATGAAACTGAAAAAAAAGTAAGAGAACTTTTAAATTTAGTCGGTCTTGAAAATAAGGCAAAAAGCTATCCAAGCGAGCTAAGTGGCGGTCAAAAACAGCGTGTGGCGATCGCTAGAGCGCTTGCTTTAAATCCTAAAATTTTATTAAGCGACGAGGCGACTTCGGCTCTTGATCCAAACACGACAAATCAAATTTTAGAGCTGCTTGAGAAGATAAACAAAGAGCTAGACATAAGCGTCGTCATCGTCACGCACGAGATGGAGGTCGTAAAATCGATCGCAAAACGTGCAATACTGCTAGAATGCGGCAAGATCATAGGCTCTGGAAGCATTGAAGAGCTATTTTTAAAGCCAGATGAGAAGATGAAAGAGTTTTTGGGCGAGGTTGAAATTCTGCCAAGCACTGGCACAAATATCAGGCTATTTTTCCCAAAAGAAGTGGCCCAAAATAGCCTGATCACGCATATGGCTAGAAGCCTAAATATCGACTTTAACATAGTTTGGGGCAAGCTTGAAAAGCTAAACGAAAATGTTCTTGGCTCGCTTGTCATAAACATAGATGAAAAAGATAAAGAAAACGTACTTAACTACATCAAGCAAAGTGGCGTTTTATGGGAGGTTGCTTGA
- a CDS encoding valine--tRNA ligase, with protein MAEFYNAKEIEDKFYKIWEERGYFEIDANKDIQKDGRKFCIMMPPPNVTGSLHIGHALTFTLQDIMTRYKRMDGYKTLWQPGLDHAGIATQNVVEKQLLAQGIKKEELGREKFVEKVWEWKEKSGGMIVHQMRKLGITPAWSRQRFTMDEGLRKAVKKAFVNLYDKGLIVQKNYMINWCTHDGALSDIEVEHKENKGKLYHLRYYFADKPSEFVVVATTRPETYFGDTAVMVNPNDERYKNLIGKKVVLPIINREIEIIADEHVDMEFGTGLVKVTPAHDQNDYEVGKRHDLEFITIFDEKGILNDKCDKFAGLERLEARDIVVAELEKLGNVEKIEDYENQVGYCYRCKNVVEPYISKQWFVKKEIADEAIQKVSEGLAKFYPPHWINSFNAWMRELRDWCISRQLWWGHQIPVFYCDDCGHMWADEGEPCECKKCKSKNFHQDPDVLDTWFSSGLWPFSTLGWGNENELKNEKWFEGDLAEFYPNNLLITGFDILFFWVARMMFQGENALGKLPFDDIYLHALVKDEFGRKMSKSLGNVIDPLDSINEYSADILRFTLTLLAVQGRDIKLSDAKMKQVRNFTNKLYNASKYLMLNESKFANLEDIKLQTKLGIYMNSRFNECVREVRENIDAYRFNDAANTLYKFLWDEFCDWGIELSKADKASVKELGSIFKEAMKLLNPFMPFLSEYLFQELSGTQLENAKSIMVMSYPEVKERNLDVEKKFELVIEAIVAIRRAKATIDLGNSKIAKSFVKFNEKIDLDEVKEYIKLLAKCEEIGFVDEKIENSIRDVSENLEAFVPLEGLDMSGIITRLKSQKTKLEKEIAKLSGMLNNQNFVANAPKEVIETNKEALQSAEAKFKKVCEELEALGEK; from the coding sequence GTGGCAGAATTTTACAATGCAAAAGAGATAGAAGATAAATTTTATAAAATTTGGGAAGAACGCGGATACTTCGAGATAGACGCGAACAAAGATATCCAAAAAGATGGACGTAAATTTTGCATTATGATGCCACCTCCAAACGTGACTGGCTCGCTTCACATCGGACACGCCCTAACCTTTACACTCCAAGATATCATGACGCGCTACAAGAGGATGGACGGCTACAAGACGCTTTGGCAGCCAGGACTTGACCACGCTGGTATCGCCACTCAAAACGTCGTTGAAAAACAGCTTTTAGCCCAAGGGATCAAAAAAGAGGAGCTTGGACGCGAGAAATTTGTAGAAAAAGTGTGGGAGTGGAAAGAGAAAAGTGGCGGCATGATCGTCCATCAGATGCGAAAGCTTGGTATCACTCCAGCTTGGTCTCGCCAGAGATTTACTATGGATGAGGGCTTAAGAAAAGCTGTAAAAAAAGCCTTTGTAAATTTATACGACAAAGGACTGATCGTTCAGAAAAACTATATGATAAACTGGTGTACGCATGATGGGGCGCTTTCTGACATCGAGGTCGAGCACAAAGAGAATAAAGGCAAGCTTTATCATTTGAGATATTATTTTGCAGACAAGCCAAGTGAATTTGTTGTTGTTGCAACAACTCGTCCAGAAACCTACTTTGGCGACACTGCCGTAATGGTAAATCCAAACGACGAGCGCTATAAAAATTTAATCGGAAAAAAGGTGGTGCTACCTATCATAAATAGAGAGATCGAGATCATCGCAGACGAGCACGTCGATATGGAGTTTGGAACAGGCCTTGTTAAGGTCACTCCTGCGCACGATCAAAACGACTACGAAGTTGGCAAAAGGCACGACCTTGAGTTTATTACTATCTTTGATGAAAAGGGCATCTTAAACGACAAGTGCGATAAATTTGCAGGACTTGAGAGGCTTGAGGCTAGAGATATCGTCGTGGCCGAGCTTGAAAAACTTGGCAATGTTGAAAAGATAGAAGACTACGAAAACCAGGTAGGCTACTGCTACCGCTGCAAAAATGTCGTCGAGCCATACATCTCAAAGCAGTGGTTTGTCAAAAAAGAGATCGCAGACGAAGCGATACAAAAGGTCTCAGAGGGCCTTGCTAAATTTTATCCGCCGCACTGGATAAACAGCTTTAACGCGTGGATGAGAGAGCTAAGGGACTGGTGTATCTCACGCCAGCTTTGGTGGGGACATCAAATTCCAGTATTTTACTGCGATGATTGCGGTCATATGTGGGCTGATGAGGGAGAGCCATGCGAGTGCAAAAAGTGTAAAAGTAAAAATTTTCACCAAGATCCAGACGTGCTAGATACATGGTTTAGCTCTGGTCTTTGGCCATTTAGCACGCTTGGTTGGGGAAATGAAAATGAGCTAAAAAATGAAAAATGGTTTGAAGGCGATTTGGCTGAGTTTTATCCAAACAACCTTCTTATAACTGGCTTTGATATATTATTTTTCTGGGTTGCTAGGATGATGTTTCAGGGCGAAAATGCTCTTGGCAAGCTACCATTTGACGATATCTATCTGCACGCGCTTGTAAAAGATGAGTTTGGTAGAAAGATGAGTAAAAGCCTTGGCAACGTCATCGATCCGCTTGATAGCATAAATGAGTATAGTGCTGATATTTTGCGCTTTACGCTAACGCTTCTAGCTGTTCAAGGACGCGACATCAAGCTAAGTGACGCCAAGATGAAGCAGGTAAGAAATTTTACAAACAAGCTTTATAACGCGAGCAAATACCTCATGCTAAATGAGAGCAAATTTGCAAATTTAGAGGATATCAAGCTTCAAACAAAGCTTGGAATTTATATGAATAGCCGCTTTAACGAGTGTGTAAGAGAGGTGCGCGAAAACATCGACGCCTACCGCTTCAATGACGCTGCAAACACACTTTATAAATTCCTTTGGGATGAGTTTTGCGACTGGGGTATCGAGCTTAGCAAGGCTGATAAAGCGAGTGTAAAAGAGCTTGGAAGTATATTTAAAGAGGCGATGAAGCTGCTAAATCCTTTCATGCCGTTTCTCTCAGAGTATCTATTTCAGGAGCTTAGCGGCACACAGCTTGAAAACGCAAAGTCAATAATGGTGATGAGCTACCCAGAGGTAAAAGAGCGAAATTTAGACGTTGAGAAGAAATTTGAGCTAGTTATCGAAGCGATCGTGGCTATTCGCCGTGCAAAAGCGACCATAGATCTTGGCAACTCAAAGATCGCAAAATCCTTTGTTAAATTTAATGAAAAAATAGATCTTGACGAGGTCAAAGAGTATATCAAACTGCTTGCAAAATGCGAGGAGATCGGCTTTGTAGATGAGAAAATAGAAAATTCTATCAGAGATGTGAGCGAAAATTTAGAGGCATTTGTCCCGCTTGAAGGGCTTGATATGAGCGGTATCATCACAAGGCTCAAGTCTCAAAAGACAAAGCTTGAAAAAGAGATAGCTAAGCTTTCAGGTATGCTAAATAACCAAAATTTCGTAGCAAACGCACCAAAAGAAGTTATAGAGACAAACAAAGAGGCTTTGCAAAGCGCTGAGGCTAAATTTAAAAAAGTATGCGAAGAGCTAGAAGCTCTTGGAGAAAAATAG
- a CDS encoding FtsW/RodA/SpoVE family cell cycle protein, with the protein MAVDKIIFYLCSTLIAISIIFSLSLPVFTVLFFNYDEFHFFIRQFIVGCIGIFIMWWLSRLNPEKTLVWIGFGLLISCGIAMGLMHALPASMVTDAGGARRWIRLPGFSLAPVEFFKIGFVYFLAWSFTRKFSEGKRTLLDEIKILMPYIILFGVAIFLIAVMQNDLGQVVVLALTFVTMALFAGASARLFSIGILGAAFVMTVAIISSEHRILRIKSWWGTIQNMVLSFLPDSVADVLRVADAPEPYQISHSLNAIKHGEFFGEGLGAGIFKLGFLSEVHTDFVLAGIAEEVGVFGILCIVAIFITLLYRIFRISARSENKVYHLFTLGVGLILSFSFLMNSYGITSITPIKGIAVPFLSYGGSSVLAICIGIGMVLMVSKRAKL; encoded by the coding sequence TTGGCAGTTGATAAGATCATTTTCTATCTTTGTTCGACTTTGATCGCTATAAGCATTATTTTTTCACTATCTTTGCCAGTTTTTACGGTTTTATTTTTTAATTACGACGAATTTCACTTTTTCATCCGCCAGTTTATTGTTGGTTGTATTGGAATTTTCATTATGTGGTGGCTCTCTAGGCTCAATCCCGAAAAAACGCTTGTTTGGATAGGATTTGGCCTTCTTATATCTTGCGGTATCGCCATGGGGCTAATGCATGCATTGCCAGCTTCAATGGTAACTGACGCTGGTGGTGCTAGACGTTGGATTAGGCTACCTGGCTTTTCGCTAGCTCCAGTCGAGTTTTTTAAAATCGGTTTTGTCTACTTCTTAGCTTGGAGTTTTACTAGAAAATTTAGTGAGGGCAAAAGAACCTTGCTAGATGAGATTAAGATACTCATGCCTTATATTATTCTTTTTGGTGTTGCTATCTTTCTTATCGCTGTTATGCAAAATGACCTTGGTCAAGTGGTCGTGCTGGCGCTTACATTTGTGACGATGGCACTTTTTGCAGGAGCAAGTGCGAGACTTTTTAGCATCGGTATCTTAGGGGCCGCTTTTGTTATGACAGTAGCGATAATCAGCTCTGAGCATAGAATTTTACGTATAAAGTCATGGTGGGGCACGATACAAAATATGGTGCTTTCTTTCTTGCCTGATAGCGTTGCAGATGTATTAAGAGTGGCTGATGCACCAGAGCCATATCAAATTTCTCACTCGTTAAACGCTATAAAGCATGGCGAATTTTTCGGCGAAGGGCTTGGCGCTGGCATCTTTAAGCTTGGCTTTTTAAGTGAGGTCCATACTGACTTTGTACTAGCTGGTATCGCTGAAGAGGTTGGTGTATTTGGTATTTTGTGTATCGTAGCTATATTTATAACGCTACTTTATAGAATTTTTAGAATTTCAGCTAGAAGCGAAAATAAGGTCTATCATCTATTTACGCTTGGTGTCGGGCTTATCTTATCGTTTTCATTTTTAATGAATAGCTATGGTATCACATCGATCACGCCTATCAAAGGTATTGCTGTGCCATTTCTTAGTTATGGCGGTAGCTCTGTGCTTGCGATTTGTATCGGTATCGGCATGGTTTTGATGGTTAGTAAAAGGGCAAAATTATGA
- a CDS encoding methionine ABC transporter permease, whose protein sequence is MFGIDFSKFPDVFSRILLPAIGETLYMSIVSTLLAFAIGLIPAVLLILSDKDGLKPNKQLYFVLDIVINVLRSFPFIILIIVLFPVTKMIVGTSIGTTAAIVPLTIGAAPFVARLIENALKEVDKGIIEAAQSFGSSKFQIIFRVMFVEALPGIISAFTLTLIVNIGFSAMAGAVGGGGLGSVAINYGYQRFRPDIMLYTVIILIIMVQIFQVLGNYLYKISKK, encoded by the coding sequence ATGTTTGGTATTGATTTTTCTAAATTTCCAGATGTATTTTCTAGGATACTGTTGCCAGCTATCGGCGAGACGCTATATATGAGCATCGTCTCTACCCTGCTCGCCTTTGCCATAGGCCTCATACCTGCGGTTTTGCTCATCCTTTCAGACAAAGACGGACTAAAGCCAAACAAACAACTTTATTTTGTGCTTGATATCGTTATAAACGTGCTTAGAAGCTTTCCATTTATTATCCTCATTATTGTGCTCTTTCCGGTCACAAAAATGATCGTAGGCACAAGCATCGGTACTACGGCTGCGATCGTTCCGCTAACTATTGGAGCGGCTCCATTTGTGGCAAGGCTTATTGAAAATGCGCTAAAAGAGGTTGATAAAGGCATCATCGAAGCTGCTCAAAGCTTTGGAAGCTCGAAATTTCAGATCATATTTCGAGTCATGTTTGTAGAAGCACTTCCTGGCATTATCTCGGCATTTACGCTAACGCTTATCGTAAATATCGGCTTTTCAGCGATGGCTGGTGCGGTTGGCGGTGGCGGACTAGGATCTGTTGCTATAAACTACGGATATCAAAGATTTCGCCCAGATATCATGCTTTACACCGTGATTATTCTTATCATTATGGTTCAAATTTTTCAAGTTTTAGGTAACTACTTATATAAAATTTCTAAAAAATAG
- a CDS encoding MetQ/NlpA family ABC transporter substrate-binding protein, translated as MKKLLLTSLVALGLSVSANAADKSKIIIVGATPIPHAEILEVVKPILAKDGYTLEIKEFNDYTTPNLATEDGDLDANFFQHLPYLEEFNKNKGTHLIKTVGVHLEPMGVYSKKIKDIKDLKDGSTVSIPNDPTNESRALDILANAGLIKLNDNPLKTPLDIVNNPKKLKFEEIETAQVPRTLDDVTIAVINTNYALNANLNPVKDALVLESKNSPYVNYVVVKSGNENSPKIKALDKAINSSEVKKFIEIKYNGAILPAF; from the coding sequence ATGAAAAAACTACTTCTCACTTCTTTAGTTGCTCTTGGACTTAGTGTAAGCGCAAATGCAGCTGATAAATCAAAAATAATAATCGTTGGTGCTACACCTATTCCACATGCTGAAATTTTAGAGGTTGTAAAGCCTATTTTGGCAAAAGATGGCTATACGCTTGAGATCAAAGAATTTAACGACTACACTACGCCAAACCTTGCAACAGAAGATGGCGATTTAGATGCAAATTTCTTTCAGCACCTTCCATATCTTGAAGAATTTAACAAAAACAAAGGCACTCATCTTATAAAAACAGTTGGCGTTCATCTTGAGCCAATGGGAGTTTATTCTAAAAAGATAAAAGATATCAAAGATCTAAAAGATGGTTCGACCGTATCTATCCCAAATGATCCGACAAATGAAAGCCGTGCTTTAGATATTCTTGCAAACGCTGGACTTATTAAGCTAAACGATAATCCACTAAAAACTCCGCTTGATATAGTTAATAACCCTAAAAAGCTTAAATTTGAAGAGATAGAGACTGCTCAAGTACCAAGAACGCTTGATGATGTTACTATCGCAGTTATTAACACAAACTATGCTCTAAATGCTAATCTTAATCCGGTAAAAGACGCACTTGTGCTTGAAAGCAAAAATAGCCCGTATGTAAACTACGTTGTAGTAAAGTCTGGTAACGAAAATAGCCCTAAAATAAAGGCTCTTGATAAAGCAATAAACTCATCAGAAGTTAAAAAATTTATCGAGATCAAATACAACGGCGCGATTCTTCCAGCATTTTAA
- the murI gene encoding glutamate racemase, protein MKIGIFDSGLGGLSVLNEALSKLSEHEFLYYADVKNVPYGQKSRNEILKFSFDAVKFLIENGAKAVVVACNTATSVAIKELRANLSIPIIGMEPAVKKAHDLSHNDTLKTLVIATPVTVNGAKLKELIANLHAKDKTELLALPRLVNFAENGEFDTENVKSYLKEELDKFDLSKFGFLVLGCTHFNYFKDSLREILPSNISIIDGNEGTINRLISEIGLKISTLNKAPKIRFFYSGDEVFSKFELDKISRNLTHLEKMRAIC, encoded by the coding sequence ATGAAGATAGGTATATTTGACTCAGGACTTGGTGGACTAAGTGTCTTAAATGAAGCTTTAAGCAAGCTTAGTGAGCATGAATTTTTATATTATGCAGACGTAAAAAATGTCCCGTATGGACAAAAGAGCAGAAATGAGATTTTAAAATTTAGTTTTGATGCGGTGAAATTTCTCATAGAAAATGGCGCAAAAGCTGTCGTAGTAGCTTGTAATACGGCAACAAGCGTAGCGATAAAAGAGCTTAGAGCAAATTTAAGTATACCTATAATCGGCATGGAACCAGCTGTAAAAAAGGCTCATGACTTAAGCCATAATGATACCTTAAAAACGCTTGTCATAGCCACTCCAGTCACCGTAAATGGTGCAAAACTAAAAGAGCTGATCGCAAATTTACACGCAAAAGACAAGACTGAGCTGCTCGCTCTACCACGTCTTGTAAATTTTGCTGAAAATGGAGAATTTGATACCGAGAATGTGAAATCATATCTAAAAGAAGAGTTAGACAAATTTGATCTAAGTAAATTTGGTTTTTTAGTGCTTGGCTGCACGCACTTTAACTATTTTAAAGATAGCCTAAGAGAAATTTTGCCGTCAAATATAAGCATAATTGATGGCAACGAAGGGACAATAAATCGCCTTATAAGTGAGATTGGACTAAAAATTTCTACTTTAAATAAAGCCCCAAAAATTAGATTTTTCTATTCTGGTGATGAAGTATTCAGTAAATTTGAGCTAGATAAAATTTCAAGAAATTTAACTCATCTAGAAAAGATGAGGGCGATTTGCTAG
- a CDS encoding MetQ/NlpA family ABC transporter substrate-binding protein, with amino-acid sequence MKFIKLLTASLVALSLHAADKDHTIVVGVSPVPHAEILEFVKPKLKDKGYDLVISEISDYSIPNVATEDGSLDANFFQHLPYLEEQNKARGLHLVSVANVHVEPLGFYSKKIKNIKELKDGAKVAIAYDPSNGNRALRILEKAGLIEIDKNVKVATINDITKNSKNLQFVELEGAQIPRTLDDVDIAAISTNFVLDLGMSVAKDALLLEDANSPYANIIVTKAGNENNPKIKALIDAVLSPDTKNFIITRYKGEVIPAF; translated from the coding sequence ATGAAATTTATCAAACTTTTAACCGCATCTTTAGTTGCTCTAAGCCTTCACGCAGCCGACAAGGACCACACTATCGTAGTTGGCGTTTCACCAGTACCACACGCTGAAATTTTAGAATTTGTAAAACCAAAGCTAAAAGATAAAGGCTACGACCTTGTTATCTCTGAAATTTCAGACTACTCTATCCCAAATGTCGCCACAGAAGATGGCAGTTTGGATGCAAATTTCTTTCAACATTTACCATATCTTGAGGAGCAAAACAAGGCTAGAGGCTTGCATCTTGTAAGCGTTGCAAACGTGCACGTAGAGCCACTTGGCTTTTACTCTAAAAAGATAAAAAACATAAAAGAGTTAAAAGATGGTGCAAAAGTTGCGATCGCTTATGATCCATCAAATGGCAACAGAGCGCTTAGAATTTTAGAAAAGGCTGGCCTTATCGAGATCGATAAAAACGTAAAAGTTGCAACTATAAATGACATAACTAAAAATTCTAAAAATTTACAGTTTGTAGAGCTTGAGGGTGCTCAGATACCAAGAACGCTTGATGATGTAGATATCGCTGCTATTAGCACAAATTTCGTCCTTGATCTTGGTATGAGCGTGGCAAAAGATGCACTTTTGCTTGAAGACGCTAATAGTCCTTACGCTAACATCATCGTCACAAAGGCTGGCAATGAAAATAACCCTAAGATCAAAGCTTTGATTGATGCGGTGCTTAGCCCTGATACTAAAAATTTCATCATTACTCGCTATAAAGGCGAGGTTATACCTGCATTTTAA